In the Silene latifolia isolate original U9 population chromosome 1, ASM4854445v1, whole genome shotgun sequence genome, CAGATTCAGGCAGCCTAACGAACCAGCAGTATTTGGAGTTAAGGGAGATGCTAAGCAGGGTACCAGGGATGCCACCACCACTTGAGAAGGCAGGCCCTGACAGCTACGGAGACTCACCATTTGTGGACGCGATTATCGGTTGTCGCCATGCTAAAAGGGTTCAATAACCCAAACATGACATTCTTCGACGGCACAACGGACCCCTTCGATCACGTGAGCCAATACaaacagaaaatgatgacggtaacagccATTGGGCATGcaaaggaggcttgcatgtgcaaggggTTCAGACCAACACTGTCGGGGCTGGCGCTCCGATGGCTCGTAAGTCTACCTAACAGGTCTATATCAACATTCGCCGACTTGGTAAACGCATTCACTCAGAAGTTTGCTAGCAGCCGGAAGCCACAAAAGCACGCTGGTGATTTATACTGGATAGTCCAAGGCGTCAACGACACAATTGGAGAATTCAACACCAGGTTCAATAACGAAAAGGTGGCAGTACGGGAGTGTGACGTGTCGACAACGGTGGAAGCATTCAGGAGGGGCCTACACCACGATACAGACCTATATAAACAGCTGACTATGCATCCTTGCCACAGCTTTGAGGCATCCCGTGTGGAAAAGAAAACAAAGGCTTGTCCCTGGGCTCGAGGCAGCAAAGTCTTATTCTTATAGAAAAAATGACGGATTTACTTACACAGTTTTATAGAATTCTTCATTTAAATTTATTCATAGACAGaagtctaataaaaattaaaGGCTGGGAAGAGGTCCCTTGCCGGTCCCACCGTTACGGAGGTACCAACTCCTGCTTTTGGAGATAGGATTCCTTCCGCATTCTCCTTCAATAGGAATAGCTAAGGCCTTTTGTGTTAAGGTAAGCTCAGGAGCCACTGTGCTTGGAGCAGTCTCTGGAACTGGAGCAGAAAAAGAATTCATTGGGCAGTGGCCACCCTTTCTCATATAATAATGAAAAAGCTCCAGCAGCAATCAGACTGGAAGAAGATATGCTTGCCAGAGTAAGGATACCGAGCACGCCAAGCGTATCCGGGTACATCATCCGTAGAAAAATCAGGTAGGAACAACCCACTGGGAAGAAGGAGGAGAGATACAAACCATATGGTAGAGGAGTAAACAGAATCGAAAATATGGAGGAAAATCAACAACTTCCTACGCTGGCCGAGTATGGGTTCACAACTGGCATCGGGGGAATTCTGAACGCACTAAGAGAAATGGGAGATGGAGTAAGGTGGCCTAGGCCGCCAATAGAAGGGACAAGCTTGGAGGaaagatagcaagaagaagtgcgagTTCCATCGTGATATTGGACACACTACGGAGGATTGCTACACTTTGcgcagagagatcaagcgcctgtactaGCAAGGGGAATTGAGCCACCTATTACTACGTGGGGGCATGCAGCAAGATAAGGTGGGTTCCGCAAAACAGGCTAAGCCCTTCATACCGCCTACATGCACCaaaataataaacgtgataacatgcGGCTCAGACCTTAGCGGATTGACATATTCAGTGGCAAAGAGACACGCTACTAAGACTAAGGGCGACAGGCCATAGACCTCCTGTAGAGTTTCCCACAACGACCTACCTGCTGTCGCCTTCGACGAGGAAGACGTCCATGGCAGTCAGGAACACCACGACGCACTTATCATAACACTGTCAATGGCCAGTTGCACGGTTAGAAAGGTCCTGGTAGATACTGGCAGCTCGGTCAATctgatcatgctgaaaaccatagaaaacatgggattcagcgagaaggacttGCAGAAGAAGACCATCCCACTGgtgggattcagtggagaaacaccTAACTCACTAGGAGAGATCGTGATCCCAACCTACGCAGGAGGAATCAACAATCAAGTAAGGTACTTGGTCATTGATGGACCATCTACCTACAATGTTATCCCTAGAAGACCATGGCTACATAtaatgaaagcagtcccctcaacgtATCATCAATGTGTGAAGTTCCCCATACCCTGGGGAGTGGAAAAGATACGTGGAGATCATGAGGAAGCCAGGGGATGCTATAAGAGAGCACTAAAATGCACAACTAGCCCTCCAACATAGCAAATACAAAAGCAACACGTCCAGGACGAGTACGTCAAGCCTCCAACCGAGGAGTTGGATCAAATCAACCTAGACGgactgcacccagaaagaacggTGCTAATAGGGGCAAGGTGCACATGTGACGTCAGACAACACCTAATCAAGTTCCTGCAAGCcaacatggattgtttcgcatgGTCCCATGACGACATGGTAGGGATAGACCCATATATCATAACGCACAAACGGAGTGTAGATCCAGGATGCAAGCTGTTAAGCCTGATATTCCCATAATGAATACAAGGTATAATTGTACCCTGGCCTGGCAATCAGGACGGAAGCCTAAGGATTATTCAAgctaggcaccaagcaggagaggacaacggtcaagcaCGAAGACATCAATTGACCAAGTCAACAACGAATATATTGAATAATTATCATATAATTATGGTAATTATATTAGCATTAAAGGAGAATAATTAATCATATTCATGGAGCATTTATCTGGCAATTCATACGCATTCAAGACAACAATCAAGGGGGTAATTTATGGAAAATATTCTGTCATTAAGGAGAAGATCTTGCGGTTACATAAAGATTGCTATATAAGAGAAGCTCAAGACCATTTTGAAGACACATTCCAATACGCATTATCATACAAGACAAGATTACAAGCATTACTATTACAACACTTAGAACATAAATATAATTGTTTAAGCTCAACGTATAATTATTCTCCAAATATTATAGTGAAACCTCTCCTGACTTGGTGCCCGTGATtctttcccatttaagggttttccacgtacaaaaattattgtcttatttgttctctttattttctttcatttttgcACTTTATTAAGCCTACTCTGCAGCTAAATCCAAGATaaacgagctagttaaccctgc is a window encoding:
- the LOC141649325 gene encoding uncharacterized protein LOC141649325, yielding MASCTVRKVLVDTGSSVNLIMLKTIENMGFSEKDLQKKTIPLVGFSGETPNSLGEIVIPTYAGGINNQVRYLVIDGPSTYNVIPRRPWLHIMKAVPSTYHQCVKFPIPWGVEKIRGDHEEARGCYKRALKCTTSPPT